One Deltaproteobacteria bacterium RBG_16_64_85 DNA window includes the following coding sequences:
- a CDS encoding arsenate reductase — protein sequence MVSQGGVAKGRRIKVLFLCTGNACRSQMAEGWARALKSDRIEAHSAGVAPCFVHPLAVRVMKESGVDISAQYSKHVDEMDGIVFDYVVTLCDYADSKCPVFPGHGKRVHRPFEDPIHARGTEAEVLAKFRSARNRLRAFVEGMPENLEDPAGDR from the coding sequence ATGGTCTCGCAGGGAGGCGTCGCGAAGGGGCGCCGGATCAAGGTGCTGTTCCTGTGCACCGGGAACGCCTGCCGCAGCCAGATGGCGGAAGGGTGGGCCCGGGCGCTCAAGTCCGACCGGATCGAGGCCCATTCGGCCGGTGTCGCCCCCTGCTTCGTCCACCCGCTCGCGGTCCGGGTGATGAAGGAGTCCGGCGTCGACATCAGCGCCCAGTACTCCAAGCACGTCGATGAGATGGACGGGATCGTGTTCGACTACGTCGTGACGCTGTGCGACTACGCCGACAGCAAATGCCCCGTCTTCCCCGGCCATGGGAAGCGCGTCCACCGCCCCTTCGAGGACCCGATCCACGCACGCGGCACCGAGGCCGAGGTCCTGGCCAAGTTCCGCTCGGCCCGCAACCGCCTTCGCGCGTTCGTCGAGGGGATGCCGGAGAACCTCGAGGACCCGGCGGGAGATCGTTAG
- a CDS encoding 4-hydroxybenzoate octaprenyltransferase: MLGRIGVYLDMVKVAHTLFALPFALIGAFLAAGGIPPGKTLFYIVLAMIGGRSAAMGFNRVVDAEIDAKNPRTKDRAIPAGQVSKPMAGVFIFLSVLLLELSAAKLNPLCLKLSPVLLLLLFSYSYTKRFTWASHVVLGMCLGAAPLAAWIAVTGAFDPRILAISFAVLFWVAGFDVLYALQDIEFDGSMGLHSIPRFLGVGKSLWVSRGFHFAMAALLLLGYHIFRLGWWYLAGWGLCIAVLVYEHVILSEDDLSRLNVAFFNLNGVISIVLCLFTYLDLAL, encoded by the coding sequence ATGCTCGGGCGGATCGGCGTTTACCTCGATATGGTCAAGGTGGCGCACACCCTGTTCGCGCTGCCGTTCGCGCTCATCGGGGCGTTCCTGGCCGCCGGCGGGATACCGCCGGGAAAGACCCTCTTCTACATCGTACTGGCGATGATCGGGGGCCGCAGCGCCGCGATGGGATTCAACCGCGTGGTCGACGCCGAGATCGACGCGAAGAACCCCCGCACGAAGGATCGGGCGATCCCGGCGGGGCAGGTGAGCAAGCCGATGGCGGGGGTGTTCATCTTCCTGTCGGTCCTCCTTCTCGAGCTGTCGGCCGCCAAGCTCAATCCCCTGTGCCTGAAGCTTTCCCCGGTCCTCCTGCTGCTGTTGTTTTCCTATTCCTATACGAAACGCTTCACCTGGGCGTCCCACGTGGTTTTGGGGATGTGCCTGGGGGCGGCGCCGCTGGCCGCCTGGATCGCGGTCACTGGGGCGTTCGACCCCCGCATTCTCGCCATCTCCTTCGCGGTCCTGTTCTGGGTGGCCGGGTTCGACGTCCTCTACGCCCTCCAGGACATCGAGTTCGACGGTTCGATGGGACTCCATTCCATCCCCCGCTTCCTGGGAGTGGGGAAATCGCTGTGGGTGTCGCGGGGATTTCACTTCGCAATGGCGGCCCTGCTCCTGCTGGGATATCATATTTTCAGGCTGGGGTGGTGGTACCTGGCCGGCTGGGGCCTCTGCATCGCGGTACTTGTGTACGAGCACGTGATCCTTTCGGAGGATGACCTGTCGAGGCTGAACGTCGCCTTCTTCAACCTCAACGGCGTCATCAGCATCGTGCTCTGCCTGTTCACCTATCTTGACCTGGCGCTGTAG
- a CDS encoding selenocysteine-specific translation elongation factor — MSKRVIIGTAGHIDHGKSALVRALTGIDPDRLKEEKERGITIELGFGHLALPSGTLAGIIDVPGHEKFVRTMVAGATGVDIVMLVIAADEGVMPQTREHLDICRLLSIRHGLVALTKCDKVDAEFLDLQEEEIRKYVLGTFLQDAPIARVSSATGEGLPALVAALDRIAAGVAGKDSSHFFRLPVDRSFTMKGFGTVVTGTLVGGTVGVGEEVQILPGGPIARVRGLQVHGGPAESSTAGTRTAVNLQGVEKENAPRGAVLCKPGTLSPTRAAEVFLEYLPLAPRPLKSRAQVTFHAFTSSCRARVLLYGAAEIPPGGSGYGRILLAEDTVLMGGDRFILRGFSPLENFGYTIGGGRVLHPSPPQRKGAAKAVPEALTLLSSPDLRTRILAALADAGWAGLGEKEAAAIAGIDLEAARRVIAQCLRTGEIRGMEGGSICWHRSAMESIGQKTIEALSLLHDRSPEREGFPREEISALLSGVSEPGIVVMALAGSPAVGKAGDLYFLPARRPRSVELSSPLARALSEKVRRAGLAALSKAELAEGIHAVDAKEFDKTLEGLVRAGAVLRVKDLYFDPKEVDGLREKLVSFLAKRGEITVPEFKEMTGLTRKYLIPLLEHFDLVKVTLRVGDKRVLRKGR, encoded by the coding sequence ATGTCCAAGCGGGTCATCATCGGCACGGCGGGGCACATCGACCACGGCAAGAGCGCCCTGGTCCGCGCGCTGACGGGCATCGACCCCGATCGTCTCAAGGAAGAGAAGGAGAGGGGAATCACGATCGAGCTGGGGTTCGGGCACCTTGCGCTCCCCTCGGGGACCCTGGCGGGGATCATCGACGTCCCCGGCCACGAAAAGTTCGTCCGGACGATGGTCGCCGGGGCGACCGGCGTCGACATCGTGATGCTCGTGATCGCGGCGGACGAGGGGGTGATGCCGCAGACCCGGGAGCACCTGGATATCTGCCGGCTCCTCTCCATCCGGCACGGGCTCGTGGCGCTTACCAAGTGCGACAAGGTAGACGCCGAGTTCCTCGACCTCCAGGAGGAGGAGATCCGGAAATACGTCCTTGGGACCTTTCTCCAGGATGCGCCGATCGCGCGCGTCTCCTCGGCGACCGGGGAGGGACTGCCCGCGCTGGTCGCCGCCCTCGACCGGATCGCCGCCGGCGTCGCCGGCAAGGACTCTTCCCACTTCTTCCGGCTCCCCGTCGATCGCTCCTTCACGATGAAGGGATTCGGCACTGTGGTTACCGGCACCCTGGTCGGCGGAACGGTCGGCGTAGGAGAAGAAGTACAGATCCTCCCCGGAGGGCCGATTGCCCGCGTCCGGGGGCTGCAGGTCCACGGAGGGCCGGCGGAATCCTCCACGGCGGGGACGCGCACCGCCGTGAACCTCCAGGGAGTGGAGAAGGAAAACGCCCCCCGGGGGGCGGTCCTGTGCAAGCCCGGTACGCTTTCTCCCACCCGGGCGGCGGAAGTCTTCCTCGAATATCTGCCGCTGGCTCCCCGACCCCTGAAGAGCCGGGCCCAGGTCACCTTCCACGCCTTCACCTCTTCCTGCCGGGCGCGCGTCCTTCTCTACGGAGCCGCGGAGATTCCCCCCGGCGGATCGGGCTACGGCCGGATTCTCCTCGCCGAAGACACGGTCCTTATGGGCGGGGACCGGTTCATCCTGCGGGGCTTCTCCCCTCTGGAAAACTTCGGGTACACCATCGGCGGCGGGCGTGTGCTGCACCCTTCTCCTCCGCAGCGCAAAGGGGCCGCCAAGGCGGTTCCCGAGGCGTTGACGCTCCTTTCCTCCCCGGACCTCCGGACGCGGATCCTGGCGGCCCTTGCCGACGCCGGGTGGGCCGGCCTGGGAGAAAAGGAAGCCGCCGCGATCGCGGGAATCGACCTCGAGGCCGCCCGCCGCGTGATTGCGCAGTGCCTCCGTACCGGTGAGATCCGCGGGATGGAAGGGGGATCCATCTGCTGGCACCGGTCGGCTATGGAGAGCATCGGGCAAAAAACGATCGAGGCCCTCTCCCTGCTGCACGACCGCTCCCCCGAGCGAGAGGGGTTTCCCCGGGAAGAGATCTCCGCTCTCCTGTCTGGCGTATCCGAGCCCGGGATCGTCGTCATGGCGCTGGCCGGAAGCCCGGCGGTCGGAAAAGCCGGTGATCTCTACTTCCTCCCCGCCCGGCGCCCCCGGTCGGTGGAGCTCTCCTCCCCTCTCGCCCGCGCCCTCTCGGAAAAGGTCCGGCGGGCGGGGCTTGCCGCATTGTCCAAGGCGGAGCTGGCGGAGGGAATTCACGCCGTGGATGCCAAAGAGTTCGATAAAACGCTGGAAGGACTCGTCCGGGCGGGCGCGGTGCTTCGGGTGAAGGACCTTTACTTCGATCCGAAGGAAGTCGACGGTTTGAGGGAGAAGCTGGTCTCTTTCCTTGCCAAGCGGGGAGAAATCACCGTGCCGGAGTTCAAGGAAATGACGGGGCTCACGCGGAAGTACCTCATCCCACTCCTCGAACATTTCGACCTGGTCAAGGTGACGCTGCGCGTGGGAGACAAACGCGTCCTGCGGAAGGGGAGGTAA
- a CDS encoding DNA mismatch repair protein MutS, with protein sequence MEHKGPKPHRIPIEDHIDLHTFAPKEIASVVEDYLEEAVRAGFRQVRIIHGRGTGMQRQIVRSVLSRNPLVESYTEAAPEAGGWGATVAVLRPRGKSISRR encoded by the coding sequence ATGGAGCACAAGGGGCCGAAGCCGCACCGGATCCCGATCGAGGATCACATCGACCTGCATACCTTTGCCCCGAAGGAGATTGCCTCGGTCGTGGAGGATTACCTGGAAGAGGCGGTCCGCGCGGGGTTCCGGCAGGTGCGGATCATCCACGGGCGAGGAACCGGCATGCAGCGGCAGATCGTCCGCTCCGTCCTTTCCCGTAACCCCCTGGTGGAATCTTATACCGAGGCGGCGCCGGAGGCGGGCGGGTGGGGTGCCACGGTGGCCGTGCTCCGGCCCCGCGGCAAGTCTATCTCCCGCAGGTGA
- a CDS encoding NADH-quinone oxidoreductase subunit K, whose protein sequence is MMEPSAYLLLSGILFGIGVVGVVARKNVLIILMSVEIMLNGVNVAFIAVGSHLGDPTGSVFAFMVMTVAAAEAAVGLAILIAIYRLKETIDVTELSVLKW, encoded by the coding sequence ATGATGGAACCGTCCGCATACCTGCTGCTCTCCGGGATCCTGTTCGGCATCGGGGTGGTCGGGGTGGTGGCGCGTAAAAACGTTCTCATCATCCTGATGAGCGTGGAGATCATGCTCAACGGGGTCAACGTCGCCTTCATCGCCGTCGGGTCGCACCTGGGGGACCCCACCGGATCGGTGTTCGCCTTCATGGTGATGACCGTGGCCGCGGCGGAGGCCGCGGTGGGGCTGGCGATCCTCATCGCCATCTACCGGCTGAAGGAGACGATCGACGTCACGGAACTGAGCGTGCTGAAATGGTGA
- a CDS encoding menaquinone biosynthesis decarboxylase — MAFRDLREFLSALDARGELKRIAAPVSAELEVAEIADRAVKSGGPALLFENVQGHSVPLVMNLFGTMGRMCLALGVSSLEEIGERMKEVIEPEIPSNFLEKLKMLPKLARLADFVPKTVASAPCQEEVEKDRPSLSFLPVVKTWPGDGGPFLTLPLVFTKDPGTGRRNVGMYRMHVYDETTTGMHWHIHKGGAQHYRGFRRKRERMPVAVALGGDPATIYAATAPLPEDIDEMLFAGFLRKEPVELVRCKTCDIEVPARAEVILEGYVDPEELRTEGPFGDHTGYYSLADPYPVFHLTCVTRRKDPIYPATIVGKPPMEDVYLGKATERIFLPLLRKIVPEVVDMNLPIEGIFHNFAFFAIDKRYPGHARKVMSAVWGLGLLMFSKFVVVFDADVNIQDLSEVIWRIGNNVDPKRDVMIVEGPVDALEHASPIPHYGSKMGIDATRKWASEGFGREWPDDIRMAEEIVALVTRRWKEYGF, encoded by the coding sequence ATGGCGTTCCGCGACCTGCGGGAGTTCCTGTCCGCGCTCGACGCCCGCGGCGAGCTGAAACGGATCGCGGCCCCGGTGTCGGCCGAGCTGGAGGTGGCCGAGATAGCGGACCGCGCGGTCAAATCGGGGGGTCCCGCCCTCCTGTTCGAGAATGTGCAGGGCCATTCCGTCCCCCTTGTCATGAACCTCTTCGGGACGATGGGGCGGATGTGCCTGGCCCTGGGCGTCTCTTCCCTGGAAGAGATCGGGGAGCGCATGAAGGAGGTGATCGAGCCGGAGATCCCTTCCAACTTCCTCGAGAAACTCAAGATGCTGCCCAAGCTCGCCCGGCTGGCCGATTTCGTGCCGAAGACGGTGGCTTCCGCCCCTTGCCAGGAGGAGGTGGAAAAGGATCGGCCGTCCCTCTCCTTCCTGCCGGTCGTGAAGACCTGGCCGGGGGACGGCGGTCCGTTCCTCACGCTGCCGCTCGTCTTCACGAAGGACCCCGGGACCGGGCGCCGCAACGTGGGGATGTACCGGATGCATGTCTACGACGAGACGACCACGGGAATGCACTGGCACATCCACAAAGGGGGCGCGCAGCACTACCGCGGGTTCCGCAGAAAGAGGGAGCGGATGCCTGTGGCCGTTGCGCTGGGGGGCGACCCGGCCACCATCTACGCTGCGACCGCGCCGCTGCCGGAGGACATCGACGAGATGCTGTTCGCCGGTTTCCTGCGGAAGGAGCCGGTGGAGCTGGTCCGTTGCAAAACGTGCGACATCGAGGTTCCCGCCCGCGCCGAGGTGATCCTGGAAGGATACGTCGACCCCGAGGAGCTGCGCACCGAGGGGCCGTTCGGGGACCACACCGGCTACTATTCGCTCGCCGACCCGTACCCCGTCTTTCACCTGACCTGCGTCACGCGGCGCAAGGACCCGATCTACCCGGCGACGATCGTGGGCAAGCCCCCGATGGAGGACGTCTACCTCGGGAAGGCGACGGAGCGGATCTTCCTGCCGCTCCTGCGGAAGATCGTGCCGGAAGTGGTCGACATGAATCTGCCGATCGAAGGGATCTTCCACAACTTCGCCTTCTTTGCGATCGACAAGAGATACCCCGGGCATGCCCGGAAGGTGATGAGCGCAGTGTGGGGACTGGGACTCCTGATGTTCTCGAAGTTCGTCGTCGTCTTTGACGCCGACGTCAACATCCAGGACCTCTCCGAGGTGATCTGGCGGATCGGGAACAATGTCGACCCGAAGCGCGACGTCATGATCGTGGAGGGGCCGGTCGACGCCCTCGAACACGCTTCGCCCATCCCGCACTACGGCTCGAAGATGGGGATCGACGCCACGAGGAAGTGGGCCTCCGAGGGGTTCGGCCGCGAGTGGCCCGACGACATCCGGATGGCGGAGGAGATCGTTGCACTCGTTACCCGGCGGTGGAAGGAGTACGGCTTCTAA
- a CDS encoding NADH-quinone oxidoreductase subunit L, whose protein sequence is MVSGILDVLWLVPALPLLGVILNGAIALFSERPVLLAEAAHGEEDHGSLGPPALGTSPPGTSHSGGSHGDSHGASPAPAPYRKLVAFIGPAVVGVSFVVSLLSVIALAARSPHDRLFVQVLFPWIQAGGFSAPAALQLDPLSSVMILVVTGVGFLIHVYSVGYMSHEKAFARYFVYLNLFTFAMLVLVLGSNYLVMFVGWEGVGLCSYLLIGYWYEKKSASDAGKKAFIVNRVGDFGFILGLFLLFWTFGTVNYTEVFAKIPMLSASGVLTTETATAITLLFFIGAIGKSAQIPLYVWLPDAMEGPTPVSALIHAATMVTAGVYMVARSNALYLLSPVSMGVVAVIGAATAIFSATIGITQNDIKRVLAYSTVSQLGYMFLACGVGAFTAGIFHLMTHAFFKALLFLGSGSVIHALSGEQDMRKMGSLKKHLPITFTTMFIATLAIAGIPGLSGFFSKDEILWKAFSSPHGNIVLWAIGALAAGITAFYMFRLVFLTFFGASRMEPQVEKHVHESPGSMTVPLMLLAVFSVIGGWVGIPEVLGGHNYFEEWLAPVFAHGAAAGHGAAHHPVALELGLMAGSVAVALFGIGLAYYLYRVRTEKPEKIAGTVPRLYDVVYNKYYVDEIYDVVIVRRIVDGSVWLWRAFDAAFIDGIVNGVASLVRGTGDRLRRVQTGVVGNYAFSLLLGAVLIVGYILAR, encoded by the coding sequence ATGGTGAGCGGAATCCTCGATGTCCTGTGGCTCGTCCCGGCGCTTCCGCTTCTGGGAGTGATCCTGAACGGCGCGATCGCGCTGTTCTCCGAGCGCCCGGTCCTGCTTGCGGAGGCCGCGCATGGGGAGGAGGATCACGGTTCCCTCGGACCTCCGGCCCTCGGGACTTCGCCCCCTGGAACTTCGCACTCCGGGGGCTCGCACGGCGATTCGCACGGAGCCTCGCCCGCTCCGGCGCCCTATCGGAAGCTGGTCGCCTTCATCGGGCCGGCGGTGGTGGGGGTGTCCTTCGTCGTTTCGCTCCTGTCGGTGATCGCGCTCGCCGCGAGGTCCCCGCACGACCGTCTCTTCGTCCAGGTCCTCTTCCCCTGGATCCAGGCGGGGGGGTTCTCCGCCCCCGCGGCCCTGCAGCTGGACCCGCTTTCCTCCGTGATGATCCTCGTCGTCACCGGCGTCGGGTTCCTCATCCATGTCTACTCCGTCGGGTACATGTCCCACGAGAAGGCGTTCGCCCGGTACTTCGTCTACCTGAACCTGTTCACCTTCGCGATGCTCGTCCTGGTCCTGGGGAGCAACTACCTCGTGATGTTCGTCGGCTGGGAGGGGGTGGGGCTGTGTTCCTACCTCCTGATCGGCTACTGGTACGAGAAGAAGAGCGCCTCCGATGCGGGGAAGAAGGCGTTCATCGTCAACCGGGTCGGCGACTTCGGATTCATTCTCGGATTGTTCCTCCTCTTCTGGACATTCGGGACGGTCAACTATACGGAAGTCTTCGCGAAGATCCCCATGCTGTCGGCCAGCGGCGTCCTGACGACGGAGACCGCAACGGCGATCACCCTCCTTTTCTTCATCGGCGCCATCGGGAAATCGGCGCAGATTCCCCTCTACGTCTGGCTCCCCGATGCGATGGAGGGCCCCACGCCCGTCTCCGCCCTCATCCACGCGGCGACGATGGTCACCGCGGGCGTCTACATGGTCGCCCGATCGAATGCGCTCTACCTCTTGTCCCCCGTGTCGATGGGGGTGGTCGCGGTGATAGGGGCGGCGACGGCGATCTTCTCCGCGACGATCGGCATCACGCAGAACGACATCAAGCGCGTGCTCGCCTACTCGACCGTCTCCCAGCTGGGGTACATGTTCCTGGCGTGCGGGGTCGGGGCATTCACCGCGGGGATCTTCCACCTCATGACGCACGCCTTCTTCAAGGCGCTGCTCTTCCTGGGCTCCGGCTCGGTGATCCACGCCCTCTCCGGGGAGCAGGACATGCGGAAGATGGGGAGCTTGAAGAAACACCTCCCGATCACCTTCACGACCATGTTCATCGCGACGCTGGCGATCGCCGGGATCCCGGGACTGTCGGGCTTCTTCTCCAAGGACGAGATCCTCTGGAAGGCGTTCTCCTCCCCGCACGGGAACATCGTCTTGTGGGCGATCGGGGCCCTGGCGGCGGGGATCACCGCCTTCTACATGTTCCGCCTGGTGTTTCTGACCTTTTTCGGGGCCTCCCGGATGGAGCCGCAGGTGGAGAAGCACGTCCACGAATCGCCCGGGTCGATGACCGTGCCGCTCATGCTCCTGGCCGTTTTTTCGGTGATCGGCGGCTGGGTCGGCATCCCCGAGGTCCTGGGCGGGCACAATTATTTTGAAGAGTGGCTCGCGCCGGTCTTCGCGCACGGGGCGGCGGCGGGCCACGGAGCCGCGCACCACCCGGTCGCCCTGGAGCTGGGGCTGATGGCGGGATCGGTGGCGGTGGCGCTGTTCGGGATCGGGCTTGCGTACTACCTCTACCGCGTCCGGACGGAAAAGCCCGAGAAGATCGCGGGGACGGTCCCGAGGCTCTACGACGTGGTCTACAACAAGTATTACGTGGACGAGATCTACGACGTCGTCATCGTCCGCAGGATCGTCGACGGATCGGTCTGGCTGTGGAGGGCGTTCGACGCGGCGTTCATCGACGGGATCGTCAACGGCGTCGCGTCGCTGGTGCGGGGTACCGGCGACCGCCTCCGGCGCGTGCAGACCGGCGTGGTGGGCAACTACGCCTTCTCGCTGCTGCTCGGCGCGGTCCTCATCGTCGGCTACATCCTCGCGCGGTAG
- a CDS encoding NADH-quinone oxidoreductase subunit N: MPPIAIDAQALLTGLYSILPETLVVATALVVLFLDLALPEENKRVLCWVSLAGIVLSLFAVFAMGPGKISGFSGAVVHDGLGAFFEIVILSACALTLLMATGYSEWEGTHKGEFYSLLLLSTSGMMFMAKGTDLMTIFLGLETLSIPIYVLVGFHRHRMSSIEGALKYFLLGAFASGFLLYGIALMYAATGTTKIPALASMLYDARLAASPLLLAGVGFLLVGFAFKVSLVPFHMWTPDAYEGAPTVITAFMSAAVKAAAFAALIRVLLLTFGGLQPVMWKVLWALSVLTMTVGNLSALLQDNVKRMLAYSSIAHAGYILVGLVSGDVLGSQASLFYLLVYAFMNIGAFGVVMLIARKEDEGYDIQHLAGIGFRYPALAGLLTLFLVSLGGIPPTAGFVGKFYLFSAAIKNGYIWLAVIGVLNSAASIYYYLRLVVYMYMIPAEGEVPVPRPPRIAFSLALFASAAVVLVLGIVPRSALEFAERSVLSLLM, translated from the coding sequence ATGCCGCCGATCGCGATAGACGCCCAGGCGCTGCTCACGGGACTGTACAGCATTCTTCCCGAAACCCTCGTCGTGGCGACGGCGCTCGTCGTCCTGTTCCTCGACCTGGCCCTCCCCGAGGAGAACAAGCGGGTGCTGTGCTGGGTGAGCCTCGCAGGGATCGTCCTTTCGCTGTTCGCCGTCTTCGCGATGGGGCCGGGAAAGATCAGCGGGTTTTCGGGGGCCGTCGTCCATGACGGGCTGGGCGCGTTCTTCGAGATCGTCATCCTGTCCGCCTGCGCGCTGACGCTGCTCATGGCGACCGGCTACTCGGAGTGGGAGGGGACCCACAAGGGGGAGTTCTATTCCCTGCTCCTCCTGTCCACCTCCGGGATGATGTTCATGGCCAAGGGGACCGATCTCATGACGATCTTCCTGGGCCTGGAGACGCTGTCGATCCCGATCTACGTCCTGGTCGGCTTCCACCGCCACCGGATGTCCTCCATCGAGGGGGCGCTCAAGTACTTTCTCCTCGGCGCGTTCGCCTCGGGATTTCTCCTGTACGGGATCGCGCTGATGTACGCCGCGACGGGGACCACCAAGATTCCGGCGCTGGCCTCCATGCTCTACGACGCGCGGCTTGCCGCAAGCCCACTGCTCCTTGCCGGCGTCGGCTTCCTCCTGGTGGGGTTCGCCTTCAAGGTGTCTCTGGTGCCGTTCCACATGTGGACCCCCGACGCATACGAAGGGGCGCCCACGGTGATCACGGCGTTCATGTCCGCGGCGGTCAAGGCGGCGGCGTTCGCCGCGCTGATCCGGGTCCTGCTGCTGACCTTCGGGGGGCTGCAGCCGGTGATGTGGAAGGTCCTCTGGGCTCTCTCCGTGCTGACGATGACCGTGGGGAACCTCTCGGCGCTCCTGCAGGACAACGTGAAGCGGATGCTCGCATACTCCTCGATCGCGCACGCGGGGTACATCCTCGTCGGGCTGGTATCGGGCGACGTGCTGGGCAGCCAGGCGTCCCTCTTCTACCTGCTCGTGTACGCGTTCATGAACATCGGGGCCTTCGGGGTGGTGATGCTCATCGCGCGGAAGGAGGACGAGGGGTACGACATCCAACATCTTGCCGGGATCGGGTTCAGATATCCCGCGCTGGCCGGGCTGCTCACCCTCTTCCTGGTGTCGCTGGGGGGGATCCCTCCGACGGCCGGGTTCGTCGGGAAGTTCTACCTCTTCAGCGCTGCGATCAAGAACGGGTACATCTGGCTGGCCGTCATCGGCGTGCTGAACAGCGCTGCCTCCATCTACTACTACCTGCGGCTGGTGGTCTACATGTACATGATCCCCGCCGAAGGGGAGGTGCCGGTGCCCCGTCCTCCGCGGATCGCCTTCTCGCTGGCCCTCTTCGCTTCCGCCGCCGTGGTGCTGGTCCTGGGCATCGTCCCCCGTTCCGCCCTCGAATTCGCCGAGCGCTCCGTCCTCTCCCTCCTGATGTAA
- a CDS encoding NADH dehydrogenase: MSANLLTALIFFPLAGALLLVFLPRDDNRLLRNVTFGVTLAEFLLSLPLVLDFNGATAAMQFVVRAPWIPAYGIEYHVGVDGISLWLVMLTTFLMPIAILSTYSAVEKHVKEFMIFMLVLEVGMVGVFLAVDLFLFYVFWELVLIPMYFLIGVWGSERRIYSAIKFFLFTFAGSVLMLVAIIALYFHHYEVTGIYSTDLLRMYAIDIPVKLQFWMFAAFALAFAFKVPMFPFHTWLPDAHVDAPTSGSVILAAILLKMGTYGFLRFAMPLFPVAAVDLMPVISGLAVIGIIYGALVAMVQKDMKKLVAYSSVSHLGFVMLGLFAFNLQGIEGGILQMINHGVSTGALFLIVGIVYERRHTRLIEEFGGLSKVAPLFAAVFMIVTLSSIGLPGTNGFVGEFLILLGAFKTTRLLTVFAASGVILAAVYMLWMYQRVMFGKITNEENRHMTDLNAREVAYLLPILVMIFWIGVYPQTFLRKMDASVSAVVTQIETKRQAALSGRPAGEPLLARYFDVGK; this comes from the coding sequence TTGTCGGCGAACCTGCTGACCGCGCTGATCTTCTTCCCTCTGGCAGGGGCCCTGCTGCTCGTCTTCCTGCCGAGGGACGACAACCGGCTGCTCCGGAACGTCACCTTCGGCGTCACCCTGGCGGAGTTCCTCCTTTCGCTGCCGCTGGTCCTGGACTTCAACGGCGCCACCGCGGCGATGCAGTTCGTCGTCCGCGCCCCCTGGATCCCCGCCTACGGGATCGAGTACCACGTCGGCGTCGACGGCATCTCCCTGTGGCTCGTGATGCTGACGACCTTCCTGATGCCGATCGCGATCCTCTCCACCTACTCGGCGGTCGAGAAGCACGTGAAGGAGTTCATGATCTTCATGCTGGTCCTCGAGGTCGGGATGGTGGGGGTGTTCCTTGCGGTCGACCTCTTCCTGTTCTACGTCTTCTGGGAGCTGGTGCTCATCCCGATGTACTTCCTCATCGGCGTGTGGGGGAGCGAGCGGCGCATCTATTCCGCGATCAAGTTCTTCCTCTTCACGTTCGCCGGGTCGGTGCTGATGCTCGTCGCGATCATCGCGCTCTATTTCCATCACTACGAGGTCACCGGTATTTATTCCACCGACCTGCTCCGGATGTACGCGATCGACATCCCCGTGAAGCTGCAGTTCTGGATGTTCGCCGCCTTCGCGCTGGCGTTCGCGTTCAAGGTCCCGATGTTCCCGTTCCACACGTGGCTTCCCGACGCGCACGTGGACGCCCCGACGTCGGGGTCGGTCATCCTGGCGGCCATCCTCCTGAAGATGGGGACCTACGGCTTCCTGCGGTTCGCGATGCCGCTGTTCCCCGTGGCAGCGGTCGACCTGATGCCGGTGATCTCCGGGCTGGCGGTCATCGGGATCATCTACGGCGCGCTCGTCGCGATGGTGCAGAAGGACATGAAGAAGCTGGTCGCCTACTCCTCCGTGTCCCACCTGGGCTTCGTGATGCTCGGGCTTTTCGCCTTCAACCTCCAGGGGATCGAGGGCGGCATCCTCCAGATGATCAACCACGGCGTCTCCACCGGGGCGCTCTTCCTCATCGTCGGGATCGTCTACGAACGGCGGCATACGCGCCTCATCGAGGAGTTCGGGGGGCTCTCCAAGGTCGCCCCGCTGTTCGCCGCCGTCTTCATGATCGTGACGCTCTCCTCGATCGGGCTTCCCGGCACCAACGGCTTCGTCGGCGAGTTCCTGATCCTGCTGGGCGCCTTCAAGACCACGCGGCTGCTGACGGTGTTCGCCGCATCCGGCGTGATCCTGGCGGCGGTCTATATGCTCTGGATGTACCAGCGGGTGATGTTCGGGAAGATCACCAACGAGGAGAACCGGCACATGACGGACCTGAACGCGCGGGAGGTGGCCTACCTGCTGCCGATCCTCGTGATGATCTTCTGGATCGGGGTCTACCCTCAGACGTTCCTCCGGAAGATGGACGCCTCGGTCTCCGCGGTCGTCACGCAGATCGAGACGAAGCGCCAGGCGGCGCTGTCGGGCCGTCCGGCGGGGGAGCCCCTGCTGGCCCGCTACTTCGACGTGGGGAAATGA